GGGTCTACAATCGGATTCAGTCCGTAACACAATTTCTTGATACGGGCAGTGATTTTGTCGAATTGTACCGATTCCTTGCGGCCATCTCTTTTTACTACAAACATGCTACTGGTTGGTTTAGGCTGTTAATATTTGGTTTAGTCTGGTGGGTTCGTTTAAAAGTCTTCGTCGAGACTGAATTTGTTTTCTTCTTTGTTGGATAATACACCGGCTTTCTGGTATTCTCCAACACGTTTTTCGAAGAAGTTGGTTTTACCCTGCAGGTTAATCATATCCATAAAGTCGAATGGATTGGTAACATTATACACTTTAGGGTTTCCTAATTCTACTAATAAACGGTCGGCAACAAACTCAATGTATTGCTTCATCAGGTCAGCATTCATCCCGATGAGTTTAACCGGTAAAGCATCACCAACAAATTCCTTCTCAATTTCTACTGCTTCCGTAATAATACGTTCTACGATTTTCTTGTCGAGTTTGTTCACCAGGTGATTGTTGTAAAGCAAACAAGCAAAATCACAATGCAGTCCTTCGTCGCGCGAGATAAGTTCGTTCGAGAAGCTTAGACCAGGCATCAGTCCACGCTTTTTTAACCAGAAAATAGAACAGAAGCTACCAGAGAAGAAAATACCCTCAACCGCAG
This genomic interval from Flavobacteriales bacterium contains the following:
- a CDS encoding ribonucleotide-diphosphate reductase subunit beta, with the translated sequence MEQFEPILKENKDRFVLFPIVHNDIWSFYKKAEASFWTAEEIDLGADLWDWENKLNDDERHFIKHVLAFFAASDGIVNENLAENFVREVQYTEAKFFYGFQLTIENIHSETYSLLIDTYIKDPIEKDRLFHAIETLSFVQKKAEWALNWISKGTFAERLVAFAAVEGIFFSGSFCSIFWLKKRGLMPGLSFSNELISRDEGLHCDFACLLYNNHLVNKLDKKIVERIITEAVEIEKEFVGDALPVKLIGMNADLMKQYIEFVADRLLVELGNPKVYNVTNPFDFMDMINLQGKTNFFEKRVGEYQKAGVLSNKEENKFSLDEDF